A part of Bacillus thuringiensis genomic DNA contains:
- a CDS encoding LysR family transcriptional regulator, protein MIPIELRQLEYFLAVSKELHFTKAAEKLNISQPSLSQQIRALEHEVGMPLFDRIGKRISLTDAGRILLLHSKTIFHEVEQARSAIQDLNGLQQGSLTIGSLLTVVNYLLPSAILNFNHLYPNIELSVLGLRTGDIREKLLQNELDIGITFLPMQDKEIISTPLYKSELTLVVPTGHQLAEHNHVSIAELQNYPLILLPKNFFLTELITSHCQKFNFKPKPILEISTMESLIQMVSKGMGITVLPKPYIDFLQNENIQAIKIENPTPTIEIGLIYRKDKYMCAATREFIEQLKRTVRSLQS, encoded by the coding sequence GTGATCCCAATCGAATTACGACAACTTGAATATTTTTTAGCTGTTTCAAAAGAATTGCATTTCACAAAAGCAGCTGAGAAATTAAATATTTCACAACCTTCACTAAGTCAACAAATACGTGCATTAGAACATGAAGTAGGAATGCCTCTTTTCGATCGCATTGGTAAAAGAATATCTTTAACTGACGCAGGAAGGATTTTATTATTACATAGTAAAACCATATTTCATGAAGTTGAACAAGCTCGTTCTGCTATTCAAGACTTAAACGGATTACAGCAAGGTTCCTTAACAATAGGATCATTGCTAACCGTAGTAAATTATTTACTACCCTCAGCTATTTTAAATTTCAATCATTTATATCCCAATATAGAACTTTCTGTATTAGGACTTCGTACAGGAGATATTCGTGAAAAATTATTACAAAACGAACTAGATATTGGCATTACATTTCTCCCGATGCAAGATAAAGAGATTATTTCTACCCCTCTATACAAAAGTGAGCTTACATTAGTCGTACCAACCGGTCATCAATTAGCTGAACATAATCATGTATCTATTGCTGAATTACAGAACTACCCTTTAATTCTTTTACCTAAAAATTTCTTTTTAACCGAATTAATTACATCACATTGTCAAAAATTCAACTTTAAACCAAAACCAATTTTAGAAATTAGTACGATGGAATCTTTAATCCAAATGGTTTCAAAAGGAATGGGAATTACAGTATTACCAAAACCTTATATAGACTTTCTGCAAAACGAAAACATTCAAGCTATCAAAATAGAAAATCCTACTCCAACAATTGAAATAGGACTTATTTATAGAAAAGATAAATATATGTGCGCTGCAACTCGAGAATTTATTGAACAACTAAAAAGAACAGTTCGTTCTTTACAAAGCTAA
- a CDS encoding GNAT family N-acetyltransferase gives MGNVENFEKLLLEEPKREQLFPLFEEVFGITIQTLNDFSERGYWDDTYKAISFSHNDKAIANVAAFSLPLLINGERINAAGIQSVMTHPNFRRQGLMTQLMSKMIEEIDKKCECTLLFTEKPELYASFGFKVVQEYLMTIPYNKMINNDSLLRELDYYMEEDRKLIHETIDSSQRLSNNFSTLNFQPSFYLNMHDSEWNEKLYYSEKLDALIVYEVDNGRLKLYGVFAPVIPVLDEICGEIAERFTEIEFYFSPDQLGVEDVQFKELQSSKYLMVRSNKKLDFKGYKFPVLTEF, from the coding sequence ATGGGGAATGTTGAAAATTTTGAAAAACTTCTTTTAGAAGAACCGAAAAGAGAGCAGTTATTTCCTTTATTTGAAGAAGTGTTTGGAATTACAATTCAAACATTGAATGATTTTTCAGAGAGAGGTTATTGGGATGATACATACAAAGCTATATCATTTTCACATAACGATAAAGCGATTGCGAATGTTGCGGCATTTTCGCTGCCATTGCTAATAAATGGTGAAAGAATAAATGCAGCGGGCATTCAATCGGTAATGACACACCCTAATTTTCGTAGACAAGGACTCATGACACAATTAATGAGTAAAATGATAGAAGAAATCGATAAGAAATGTGAATGTACATTATTGTTTACGGAAAAACCCGAACTATATGCATCATTTGGTTTTAAAGTTGTGCAGGAATATTTGATGACTATTCCATATAATAAAATGATTAATAATGATTCCTTACTTAGAGAGCTAGATTATTATATGGAAGAGGATAGAAAGTTAATACATGAAACTATAGATAGTAGCCAAAGACTTTCAAATAATTTTTCAACATTAAACTTCCAACCTTCGTTTTATTTGAATATGCATGATTCGGAATGGAATGAGAAATTGTATTATTCAGAGAAGCTAGATGCTCTAATTGTGTATGAAGTAGATAATGGCAGGTTGAAATTATATGGAGTGTTTGCACCAGTAATTCCAGTTTTAGATGAAATATGCGGGGAAATCGCTGAAAGATTTACAGAAATCGAATTTTACTTCTCTCCAGATCAATTAGGGGTTGAGGATGTACAATTTAAAGAGTTACAGTCTAGTAAGTATTTAATGGTTCGAAGTAATAAAAAATTAGATTTTAAAGGATATAAATTCCCAGTGTTAACGGAGTTTTAA
- a CDS encoding ABC transporter ATP-binding protein, which translates to MKSFRKLLQYLKPYMFFAIIGPLFMVLEVAMDLIQPTIMQHIIDVGIANRDLNYVIKMGILMIGAAALGLVGGLGCMMYSTKAAVNFATDIRKDVFAKIETFSSENRDSFGTGKLLTIVTNDVTSIQAAMTMTLRVLVRGPLLFIGSIIIVFVTARELFPILLVVVPILLLAIIFIASKASGTFKKVQEALDKVNTKLQENLSGVRVIKAYVRQKYEITQFGNVNTNLTKINIRAVQLISIMMPIIMLVVSGGIVATLWIGGEKVFDGTLQVGAILAFINYLNIILMSLMSISMVFMQIARAFPSADRVQQILNTEVDITTETNAIAPKQIEGHIDFKDVSYSYTKNNEYVLKDISFRICKGEKVGIIGSTGSGKSTLAKLLPRLYDVDQGEICIDGINVKAYDLQKLRGSIGFVPQKALLFSGSIEENLRYGKEDATSDELEVAASSACATEFIKKLEDSYRYHLTQGATNLSGGQKQRVSIARALVRKPSILILDDSTSAVDAKSESNIQSALRTEYKGTTTLLIASKISSIIDADKILVLDNGELVGDGTHEELLEQCEVYQEIYLSQGGNLNKEGGKEHA; encoded by the coding sequence ATGAAATCATTTCGCAAGTTATTACAGTATTTAAAACCATACATGTTCTTCGCTATAATTGGACCGCTATTTATGGTACTTGAGGTTGCGATGGACTTAATTCAACCGACTATTATGCAACATATTATTGATGTTGGGATAGCAAACCGTGATTTGAATTATGTAATTAAAATGGGAATTCTTATGATAGGAGCTGCAGCACTCGGTTTAGTTGGAGGACTTGGGTGTATGATGTATTCTACAAAAGCAGCTGTTAATTTCGCTACTGACATACGAAAAGATGTGTTTGCGAAAATAGAAACATTTTCTAGTGAAAATCGTGATTCGTTTGGAACTGGAAAGTTATTAACGATTGTGACAAATGATGTTACTTCTATTCAGGCGGCGATGACGATGACATTACGTGTTCTTGTTCGTGGTCCTTTGTTATTTATCGGAAGTATAATAATTGTTTTTGTAACAGCACGCGAGTTATTTCCTATATTACTTGTAGTTGTTCCAATTTTATTACTTGCGATTATATTCATTGCAAGTAAAGCGAGCGGAACGTTCAAAAAAGTGCAAGAAGCATTAGATAAAGTGAATACAAAGCTACAAGAAAATTTATCTGGAGTACGTGTTATTAAAGCGTATGTAAGACAAAAATATGAAATTACTCAGTTTGGAAATGTTAATACAAATTTAACGAAGATAAATATTCGAGCGGTGCAACTAATTTCCATAATGATGCCAATCATTATGTTAGTTGTAAGCGGCGGGATTGTCGCAACATTATGGATTGGTGGAGAAAAAGTATTTGATGGAACGCTTCAAGTAGGAGCTATTTTAGCGTTTATAAACTATTTGAATATTATTTTAATGTCACTTATGTCTATAAGCATGGTATTTATGCAAATCGCGCGAGCATTTCCATCTGCGGATCGTGTACAGCAAATTTTAAATACTGAGGTTGATATTACGACCGAAACAAATGCGATTGCACCTAAGCAAATCGAGGGACATATTGACTTTAAAGATGTTAGTTATAGTTACACGAAAAATAATGAATATGTTTTAAAAGATATTTCATTTCGCATATGTAAAGGTGAAAAAGTAGGGATTATCGGTTCTACAGGAAGCGGTAAATCTACGTTAGCAAAACTGTTACCGCGTTTATACGATGTTGATCAAGGTGAAATATGCATTGATGGAATAAATGTTAAGGCATACGATTTACAAAAACTTCGTGGTTCAATAGGTTTTGTACCTCAAAAGGCATTGTTGTTTTCAGGTAGTATAGAAGAGAACTTACGTTATGGTAAAGAAGATGCAACAAGTGACGAACTGGAAGTAGCGGCTTCATCAGCTTGTGCGACTGAGTTTATTAAAAAGCTGGAAGATTCTTATCGATATCATTTAACACAAGGTGCAACGAATTTATCAGGTGGACAAAAACAACGTGTATCAATTGCAAGGGCACTTGTGAGAAAGCCATCCATTCTTATATTAGATGATTCTACATCAGCAGTTGATGCGAAATCAGAATCTAACATTCAATCGGCATTAAGAACAGAATATAAAGGAACAACAACATTATTAATCGCCTCTAAAATCTCATCTATTATAGATGCTGATAAAATTCTCGTTTTAGATAACGGTGAATTAGTTGGTGATGGTACCCATGAGGAATTGTTAGAACAATGCGAGGTATATCAAGAAATTTATCTTTCCCAAGGTGGTAATTTAAATAAAGAAGGTGGGAAAGAACATGCGTAA
- a CDS encoding ABC transporter ATP-binding protein, whose amino-acid sequence MRNFQGQFANKGGRNSPKIGKAKNTKGTVMRVWNYMGYQKAALTFVIFLVFVTTLLGLLGPYLMGVIIDQYIVPKDLSGTARMCLLLIAIYGVTVLLTWLQTFVMVNVALKTIQRIRQDIFEKIQTLSLRFFDVRSQGDLMSRVTNDIDNLNQALTQSVVQIISSALTFIGVTIAMFALDWILAIVTLITVPIMFFVTKKLVAYSGKNFAKRQKDLGELNGFIEEAITGADVTTLYGKEKETVQNFNKINEQLRVSATKADTFSAFIFPSMNFINNLGMGLVIGTGSVMVLNGMTTVGVIAAFINYSRQFSRPLSQFATLMNTIQAAVAGGERVFEIMDEVPEIQNKKDAFIVQNLQGHVALENVSFGYEENKTILKEVSLKAQPGETIALVGPTGSGKTTIINLLTRFYDIQQGQIHIDGKNIKDYDMNSLRSKIGVVLQDTYLFAGTIMDNIRYGRLDASDEEVINAAKAASAHSFIKHLPNQYETKIASEGSNLSQGQKQLLAIARAILADTDILILDEATSNIDTRTELQIQEGLNNLMKGRTSFVIAHRLKTIEKADQILVIKDGSILERGNHESLMEDRGFYFDLYTSQFKF is encoded by the coding sequence ATGCGTAATTTTCAAGGGCAATTTGCTAATAAAGGTGGGCGTAACTCGCCTAAGATAGGTAAAGCTAAAAATACGAAAGGAACTGTAATGAGAGTATGGAACTATATGGGGTACCAAAAGGCTGCTCTTACGTTCGTTATATTTTTAGTATTTGTTACGACGTTACTTGGGTTATTAGGTCCATATTTAATGGGAGTAATTATCGATCAATATATTGTACCGAAAGATTTAAGCGGTACGGCGAGAATGTGTTTGTTACTTATCGCGATTTACGGTGTAACAGTATTATTAACTTGGTTACAAACATTCGTAATGGTTAATGTTGCATTGAAAACGATACAAAGAATACGACAAGATATTTTTGAGAAAATCCAAACGCTTTCTTTACGGTTCTTTGATGTACGTTCGCAAGGGGATTTAATGAGTCGTGTGACAAATGATATAGATAATTTGAATCAAGCGTTGACACAAAGTGTAGTACAAATTATTTCCTCAGCGCTAACTTTTATAGGTGTGACGATTGCGATGTTCGCATTGGATTGGATTTTAGCAATTGTTACTTTAATTACAGTACCTATTATGTTTTTCGTTACAAAAAAACTAGTTGCTTATAGTGGTAAAAACTTTGCAAAGCGTCAAAAAGATTTAGGAGAATTAAATGGATTCATTGAGGAAGCTATAACAGGAGCGGATGTTACAACGTTATACGGGAAAGAAAAAGAAACCGTACAAAATTTCAATAAAATTAATGAACAACTAAGAGTTTCAGCAACGAAGGCAGATACATTTTCAGCTTTTATTTTTCCGAGTATGAATTTTATTAACAACTTAGGTATGGGACTTGTAATTGGGACTGGATCAGTAATGGTTTTAAATGGAATGACAACAGTAGGTGTTATTGCAGCTTTTATTAATTATTCTCGTCAATTCTCAAGACCACTCAGTCAATTCGCAACTTTAATGAATACGATTCAAGCGGCAGTTGCTGGTGGAGAACGTGTCTTTGAAATTATGGATGAAGTACCGGAAATCCAAAATAAAAAAGATGCATTCATTGTACAAAATTTACAAGGGCATGTTGCACTCGAGAATGTTTCATTTGGATATGAGGAAAATAAAACGATTTTAAAAGAAGTGAGTCTTAAAGCACAACCAGGGGAGACAATTGCTTTAGTTGGTCCAACTGGATCGGGCAAAACCACAATCATTAATTTGCTAACGCGCTTTTACGATATACAGCAAGGACAAATCCATATCGATGGGAAAAATATAAAAGATTATGATATGAATTCGTTGCGAAGCAAAATAGGAGTAGTTTTACAAGATACGTATTTATTTGCTGGGACGATTATGGATAATATCCGTTATGGCCGATTAGATGCTAGTGATGAAGAAGTAATCAATGCCGCTAAAGCAGCATCTGCACATTCTTTTATAAAGCATTTACCGAATCAATATGAAACAAAAATTGCTTCAGAAGGATCGAATTTAAGTCAAGGACAAAAACAACTTCTTGCGATTGCAAGAGCAATTTTAGCAGATACAGATATATTAATTCTCGACGAAGCAACATCTAATATTGATACGAGAACAGAATTACAAATTCAAGAAGGGCTAAATAATTTAATGAAAGGTCGAACAAGTTTTGTAATCGCTCATCGACTGAAAACGATTGAAAAAGCAGATCAAATCCTTGTTATAAAAGATGGAAGTATTTTGGAAAGAGGGAATCATGAATCTCTTATGGAAGATAGAGGGTTTTACTTTGATCT
- a CDS encoding MOSC domain-containing protein, with the protein MANEYQLLSLNIGLPKEVTYGGKVIHTGINKEQVKVSVFLSFVKFNGDGQADLVHHGGVDKAVCVYSGEHYGYWEKELNQELVYGAFGENITISGMYEEDVCIGDTFQIGEAIVQVTQPRQPCFKLAKKYNIPKLPLYFQETGYTGFYFRVLKEGWVSPVDTLKLMKSDPKGVTVAFANRIMHKEKQNMEGVKRILEVHALSASWRNTFEKRIKGEEINTEERLEGKK; encoded by the coding sequence ATGGCTAATGAATATCAATTATTATCTTTAAATATAGGGTTACCGAAAGAGGTTACATATGGCGGAAAGGTAATTCATACAGGCATAAATAAGGAACAAGTAAAGGTATCGGTATTTTTATCCTTTGTAAAATTTAATGGAGATGGTCAAGCGGATTTAGTTCATCATGGTGGAGTAGATAAGGCGGTTTGTGTGTATTCGGGAGAACATTACGGATATTGGGAAAAAGAGTTGAATCAAGAACTTGTATATGGAGCATTTGGAGAAAATATAACAATTAGTGGTATGTACGAAGAGGATGTTTGTATTGGTGATACATTTCAAATTGGAGAAGCAATTGTACAAGTAACGCAGCCAAGACAACCTTGTTTTAAATTAGCTAAGAAATACAATATTCCAAAGTTACCACTATATTTTCAAGAAACAGGATATACAGGGTTTTATTTTCGTGTATTAAAAGAAGGGTGGGTATCACCTGTTGATACGTTAAAGTTAATGAAGTCTGATCCGAAAGGTGTGACAGTAGCATTTGCTAATCGTATCATGCATAAGGAAAAACAAAATATGGAAGGGGTAAAAAGAATCTTAGAAGTACATGCGCTTTCTGCTAGTTGGAGAAATACATTTGAAAAGCGAATCAAAGGAGAAGAAATTAATACGGAGGAAAGGCTAGAAGGAAAAAAATAA